The region tgagaacggtgaggaatcagcccagaactacacgggaggatcttgtcaatgatctcaaggcagctgggaccatagtcaccaagaaaacaattggtaacacactatgccgtgaaggactgaaatcctgcagcgcccgcaaggtccccctgctcaagaaagcacatatacatgcccgtctgaagtttgccaaagaacatctgaatgattcagaggacaactgggtgaaagtgttgtggtcagatgagaccaaactggagctctttggcatcaactcaactcgctgtgtttggaggagtaggaatgctgcctatgaccccaagaatatcatccccactgtcaaacatggaggttgaaacattatgctttgggggtgtttttctgctaaggggacaggacaacttcaccgcatcaaagggacgatggacggggccatgtaccgtcaaatcttgggtgagaacctccttccctcagccagggcattgaaaatgggtcgtggatgggtattccagtatgacaatgacccaaaacacacggccaaggcaacaaaggagtggctcaagaagaagcacattaaggtcctggagtggcctagccagtctccagaccttaatcccatagaaaatctgtggagggagctgaaggttcgagttgccaaacgtcagcctcgaaaccttaatgacttggagaagatctgcaaagaggagtgggacaaaatccctcctgagatgtgtgcaaacctggtggccaactacaagaaacgtctgacctctgtgattgccaacaagggttttgccaccaagtactaagtcatgttttgtagaggggtgaaatacttatttccctcattaaaatgcaaatcattttataacatttttgacatgtttctgtctctcactgttcaaataaacctaccattaaaattatagactgatcatttctttgtcagtgggcaaatgtacaaaatcagcaggcgatcaaatactttttccccctcactgtaggtaCCTTTCCTCACAAGAAACAAATTTGCCTCAGGATTTTCCACCATTTAGTATTTTGCGAAATACACTTAAAACGCTACGCTTTTGACACTGAATGACCGATCTACTCAAAACTTGATATGTGGCGTCTATGTACGAAGATCTCTCAACGCAATATTTTCCAGACTTGTACCTAAAACAAGAAGGCCGCTATTAACCAATAAACATTCACGTGGGTGTGGTCTGGCATATAAATCAGTCAAGGGTATTCGTATTGTAACACAATTTGGTACACATGTTGTCAAGACTCAACATATGCAAGAATATTCATATCAACCACCTGGTGGCACTATAAAGGGCACATGATTATATCTCTTAATCTGTTTGACTCGGAGTGCTAAAATTTGGCACACATGCTCAGGGAGATGAGTGTTGCTAACCCACGCTATATCTGACACCACTGCCCCGATTTTTACAAAACGTGAATGATGAGTCTTGCCGTAGATATCCGCCATTTAGAAAATAACATTAATTTGCCCAAGGGAGGGTAGGGCGCTGCGTCATTTGTGGGGGCCactgtttactgttgccttgtttctTCATGGAACTTGTCCTTGTCGATAATGCTGACCGAATATATGCTACTTTGGCAGAAGTTTTCTTGTTTGTTGACAGAATTAAGTCATTGTACCTTACTGACGTCTAACCAAACCTCACTCCTCTAGTTCTGTTTTGCTTTAGCACCCGGTTACCTGTTGGGAGCGGCACAAACCTCTGGTTCATTTGGTGCATGTCCTCTATGCATAATGAAGCACATTTCTTAAACTAAAAGCTCTTATATGGGACAAGAAATCAAAACAAAAAAACCTTACTCTGATAACAGCATACTTCATGGAACAGCCCTGGGATAATGCTAacacctcctccccccctctccagaGTCAGCCTGGAGCCCCCAACATGATGAAGCCGGGCCCCAACATGCTCCAGTCTCTGCCTCCCCCCAACACTTTCAGTGTACAGGCCCAGGGCCCCCCTCCCCTGCTCCAGGCCCAGCTCTCTGCTGCCTCCCTGGCCCCGCTCCTCCAGAACCCCCCTCCGCCCCTGCTGTCACAGCCACCACCCAAAGGTAGGGGGCTCTATGATGGTGATTAGTGTTTCTCCGAGGAGTTTGCTTTGAGTTGCTACCTTGCTACTTCTGCAGAAAATAAAGAAATTAGGATTTTTAATGTGTGTTTGCCCCTCCCTCTAGATGTGTTCTCAGGAGGCCTGCTCCAGCCCCCAAGGAGGATGATGCCTCAGCCAGTCAGGCGTCTGGACCCCTCCCCCCGCTTCCCCAACCGCAACGACCGCCCTGAACTCATCCTCAGGACCAAGGATGAACGCAGTCGTGAAAGAGACCGTGAGCGCAGGAGGTCCAGAGAGCGCTCTCCCACACGTAAACGCTCCAGGGATCGTTCTCCGAGACGTGACCGCTCCCCCCGCCGCCCTCGCAGGGTAGTGCCTCGCTATACTGTCCAGTTCTCCAAGTTCAGCCTGGACGGGTGGGTCAGCCATTCATTATGATGATTGATCACTTTCAGCTTTTGATTTGATACTATCTCTCAGTCAGGGGTCAGTTTACTTCAGAACTTTGTGTCTAGTGAACTGTATATATTCATGGGGTATTGGAACCCTCTCTGGGCCTTTCTTACAGTTTTCATACAGCTTTCATTCTGTCCCTGTTTCTGATAGTTATAAAGAAAGTGCATATGAGGTCAATTGAGTTTGTGTAAAATGTTTGGTAATTGAACAAAAAAACTATGTGTGTTGTAGCTGCATGGAAGCGGATCCCAGGTGCTCTTCGTCCATTCTAGAACCATTTGCAGTGACTGTACATTAGGGAGAAAGGTACTATTTTCTCTCCCTGTTCTGACAGAACAttttctctcccctccagttctaacTGTGACATGATGGAGCTGAGGAGACGCTACCAGAGCCTGTACATCCCCAGTGACTTCTTTAATGCTGTGTTCACCTGGGTGGATGGCTTCCCCCTGCAACGACCCTTCCAGTTTGGCAACTACTGTAACTTCCACATCATGCACAAGGAGGTGGACTCTCTGGTCAAGAACACTGCTGTCCTAGACCCACCCGATGCCAACCACACATACAGCGCTAAGGTGGGGTATACACACAGACGGGCTGCATGCAAGTgtacacacaccagggtttccgttaacttcttggggctatgtgggacgctagcgtgccacccgtggtgcaccctatcaacagcaggtgcatttcaagagcggcaaatttgaaaccaaataaatgtcaaaattcaaatttttcaaacatacaactatcttacaccctttgaaagataaacatctccttaatctaaccacgttgtccgatttcaaaaagggtttacggtgaaagcataaagttagattatgttaggagagtacattgacaatagctgtgtgtaatgttttgtcaattcaaagacaggcgtcaccaaaaccataaaaccagctaaaatgatgcactaacctttaacaatctccatcagatgacactcctaggacattatgttagacaataaatgcatttttagttctatcaagttcatatttatatccaaaaacagcggtttactatggcgttgatgttcaggaaatcgtttccctccaataaccggcagtcaagtcagcaccacaaattaaataattaaattagaaaacattggtaaaatattatattgtcatttaaagaattatagatttacatctcttgaacgcaatcaacttgccagatttaaaaataaccttactgggaaatcacactttgcaataatctgagcactgcgcccagaaaaatacgctttgctatacagacaaacggccatgttggagagatctaaaatcgaaaatactatgtaaataatccattacctttgattctcttcatcagatgtcacttccaggaatcccaggtccataacgaatgtagttttgttcaaaaaagctcatcatttatgtccaaaaagctctgtgttgttagcacatgctctaagccagccggacttctcgtcatgaacgaggggaaaaaatatatttacgttcgttcaaacgttgtatagcataaatcattagtgccttttttaaccagaacatgaataatattcaaggtggacgaatgcattctcttttataacgtattggaacgagggtacccaacatgaactcgcgcgccagagtctaatcggccatcaccgttccaaggctcttgttcggtcagatctcacagtaaaagactcaaaacactttgtaaaggctggtgacatctagtggaagcaataggaagtgccaaaacattaatcaacccctgtgtgtttcaatggcataggcttaaaggtaattcaacacatcaggtatccacttcctgtcagaaaatgtctcagggttttgcctgccaaatgagttctgttatactcacagacaccattcaaacagttttagaaactttagggtgttttctatccatatataataagtatatgcatattctagttactgggtaggattagtaaccaggttaaatcgggtatgtttttttatccagccgtgaaaatactgccccctagccccaacaggttaagaagacATTTGACCGGCACAATTTAACGGACACACATgcatcactagcctatgtcaatctactatagtAGAAATGTTTAGTCTACCTATTCTATTTGTCAGCTTGTCGAGGaagaaatagcctattccaaacagactctgggacagttatgggatgatagatcccaaattcatcCAACCATGATGCCTAGGCTACATTAAAAAAGTAAACATTAAAAAGCAATgagtctgatgcaacagatcacaaCATTTAGCTCAAACTATTATTTCTACACATAAGCGTGAATGTTCGTTCAATaatgcaattagcgggaaaacGTCAATGTCAAAAGGGCACTGCACATGCGAGCGGTTTCATGTGACGAATTTCAAAATATACCAGTTggaaacaaatgaacaacagcttctatctcaaggccatcagactattaaacagccatcattaacattgagtggctgctgccaacatagactcaaatctctagccactttaataattaaaaattggatgtaataaatgtatcactactcactttaaacaatggcactttatataatgtttacataccctacattactcatctcatatgtacagttgaagtcggaagtttacatacaccttagccaaatacattacaattcctgacatttaatcccagtaaaaattccctgttaggtcagttaggatcaccactttattttaagaatgtgaaatgttagaataatagtagagaatgatttatttcagcttttatttctttcatcacattcccagtgggtcagaagtttacatacactcgattaatatttggtagcattgcctttaaattatttaacttgggtcaaacatttcaggtagccttccacaagcttctcacaataagttgggtgaattttggcccgttcatcttgacacagctggtgtaactgagtcaggtttgtagccctccttgctcgctcacattttttcagttctgctcacagattttctataggattgaggtcagggctttgtgatggccactccaataccttgactttgttgtccctaagacattttgccacaactttggaagtatgcttggggtcattgtccatttggaagacccatttgcgaccaagctttaacttcctgactgatgtcttgagatgttgcttcaatataaccacataattttctttcctcatgatgccatctgttttgtgaagtgcaccaatccctcgtgcagcaaagcacccccacaacatgatgctgccacccccgtgcttcacggttgggatggtgttcttcggcttgcaagcttccccctttttcctccagacataacgatggtcattatggccaaacagttatatttttgtttcatcagacgaggACATATCTcctaaaagtacgatctttgtccccatgtgcagttgcaaaccgtagtctggcttttttatggcggttttggagcagtggcttcttccttgctgagcggcctttcgggttatgtcgatataggacttgttttaatgtggatatagatacttttgtacctgttgcctccagcatcttcacaaggtcctttgctgtggtcctgggattgatttgcacttttcgcaccagagtacattcatctctaggagacagaacgcttctccttcatgagcggtttgaccgcgtggtcccatggtggttATACTTgcttattattgtttgtacagatgaacgtgatacatTCAGGCActaggaaattgctcccaaggatgaaccagactttttctgaggtcttggatgatttcttttgattttcccgtgatgtcaagcaaagagtcactgagtttgaaggtaggccttgaaatacaaccacaggtacacctccaattgactcaaattatgtcaattaacctatcagaagcttctaaagccatgacatcattttctggaatttaagctgtttaaaggcacagtcaacttagtgcatgttaacttctgacccactagaattgtgatacagtgaattataagtgaaacaatctgtaaacaattgttggaaaaaggacTTAGATGTCctgactgacttgccaaaactatagattgttaacaagaaatttgtggagtggttgaaaaacaagttttaatgactccagcctaagtgtatgtcaacttccgacttcaaatgtaagtatcgaatatatggatgagcagtgacagagcggctaagatgcaatagatagtaaagaatagatagtgaaggatacagtatacattatatacatatgagatgagtaatgcgagttatgtaaacattcttaaagtggcattattaaagtgactagtgttccatttgttaaagtggccaatgatatcaagtctgtaggtaggcagccacctctctgtgctggtggtggctgtttaacattctgatagccttgagattgaaaaacagcttctatctctctgtgtatgtaaacttccgacttcaactgtgtatactgtactctataccatctactgcatcttgcctatgccgcacggccctcggtcatccatatatttatatgtacatattctcattcattcCTTTTCACACGTgtgtaaggtagttgttgtgaaattgttagattacttgttagatattactgcacggtcagaactagaagcacaagaatttcgctacacttgcattaacatccgctcaccatgtgtatgtgaccaataaaatttgatttgatttgagaggagctctaataggctactttgaagcaaggtaagacatgcctcataatatgtattAAAGGTTTTctaaatgcatactgcctccagctcattgcaaagtggtgtgtgaaGCTTGCTGAAGCTTGCCTTCCGTTGCCATTTgatgccacgttcaaaacaactggctaacagaaaccccgacacacacacctcttcagcGCTATgttgtgatacacacacacacctaataccACTTACAGCAAtaaggtagtacacacacacaaacgttcaCACCTAGACTTGTCCTGTCTGTTGTCTTGTGTTGAATAGGTGATGTTGCTGGCCAACCCCAGTCTAGAGGAGCTCTACCATAAGTCCTGTGCTCTGGCTGAGGATCCCCAAGAACTTAGAGACTCTTTCCAGCACCCCGCCCGCCTCATCAAGGTCAGTTAGGTGTCAACCATTGGTTCGTACAGTACGTAGTAGTTATGAGTTAGTTGCATGGCTTAGGCTTGTTTTTTGACttctcttgtttctcttttcaATTTCTCTGTCCTtctgtttttctatttctctctcagtTCCTGGTGGGGATGCGGGGTAAGGACGAGGCTATGGCCATTGGGGGCCACTGGTCCCCCTCCCTGGATGGAGTGGACCCTGAGAAGGACCCGGCTGTGCTCATAAAGACAGCCATACGCTGTTGTAAGGCCCTCACAGGCATAGACCTGAGTCTCTGCACTCAGTGGTAAGTCCTGCTCTTCTCCTCAACCTCCCttctctcttttctgtctctgTGGTTTTTCTCTATATAACTAGACCTGTGGTAATATTATTACCATAAAAATACAAATGGTGACGGTCCGTGATGGTTATCTTACCTTCCAACGCTTAATATCGATATCTGACTCTTTGGATGGGTGCTTTTTTTGTTGGTTTGTTTTTTGGACGTTAATGACTATGATTCTGTCATTTGATTTGCCTCTTAATAATTTTTTGTTTCGCAATATGTCCCGTTGGCTACCATATGATGACGTCCTGCTTTTCTCCATCTTTGTATATCTATGTGGGCGGATGAATGAGTGATTGATTCTGTGGCTCAAAGAGCAGTCTCCCGGACCAGAAGACACCACAATAACCTTTTTGTGTTGATTTCATTCTGTTAAATATCTTACATATTTAACTTCTTGCTTTCACTGTCCTGTCCTATGATTCTGTGTCTTCTCTCAAAAACTCTCCCCTCCGCGAAGTCATAACAGAGAAATACTGAGCTTTAATTGGCTGAAGGCGAGGGTTGGGGCGGTTTTGGGGGTGTTACCGGGGGTGATGTTTTTCTGTCAAATTTACCAAAATGGCCACCGTTACCCCTAACAACCAATGGAGAGCTGTGGACTGGGTTCTGTTATGCTaattgtgtgttctgtgtgttgggGGGATATTGTAACAAGTTCAAAAGTCATTTGGGGGAATGTAGCCTAGGCTAGCCCTAGCCCTGTTTTTAAGAGATGTGTGTCCCTGACTGGAATGTTTCTTTCCAATGCGCCTTCTTCCTTTGCGACAGGTATCGTTTTGCAGAGATTCGCTATCATCGCCCTGAGGAGACTCACAAGGGGCGGACAGTGCCCGCACATGTGGAGACAGTGGTTTTGTTTCTCCCGGATGTTTGGCATTGTCTTCCTACCCGCTCAGAGTGGGAGGGGCTGTCGCGGGGACTCCGGGAGCAGCTGGCTGAGAAGCTGTCCGCCGAGAGGAAGGAGGCTGATGGAGAACAGGCACTGAACCGCTAATCCCTTTCTTCTCATTTCCCCTGCTTCTCACAGGACCAACACAGGCACAGGATATTCACTAGACACAACAACCCCagatacacacactacatatgttATACACACCTAAATACACACAATGCAGGCAGAATCCTGAACTACCAGACCCCCTTTAGGTTCAGTTCCTCTCCTACCGTCCTGCTACCTGCTCCTACCCCCACCCTCCCCGCCCTACACCCCCACCTGCCCTCACACTCGGCAGACGCACAGTGGAAGGAGACTAGGTCGTACTGCCGCAACTGGCCAATCAGCTTCCAGCTCTAGAAATGACTCATAATTGGGTACCAAACTGGATATAGCTTAAGTTTTAATTTACTTAATTTGCTTGTGTTATTATCACATTTAACCAAAAATGACCCTGCTTGGAATTGTCTACTTGCAAGTGTGGTGGATAAAATGACATTTGATTCTTTGCTTGGAACCACTGAGGATTCTACTGGAACCTGCAGAGCCAGTTGcgttgacgtgtgtgtgttctagatttTGTTTCCTTTTTATAATCATTTGTTTACTTCAATATCTGCTGAATTCGAAAGGAGAGAAAAGCCCCTCCCCTAAGTTCTGTCTCTTGTCTGTCCCTGTTTTTGATTGGATTGTATCTAGAGCTTGGTTTGTTCCAGGGCAGTTGGTTTGACATAAGGTTTTCTATGATGTTCTAGAACCTAAACTGAACCAAAAGAATGCCGAATCCAGAACTATCCCTAATCAGAATCCATGTTAGATTAGGATGGCTAGCTAGGGAACCCCAAACAGACAGTTAAGCTACACACTGAGTTTGGGGGCACCAGCTTTGAGTTGAACCTGATGAAGCTTCCACTACAGAGACCACACCCCCTTTGGAACCCACTGTTATTGATTTACCTTTTTGTGTTCCACAGAACGTGATTGATTGGCCGCTGGGGGGCGGGGGCATTGGTTTTCCGTGGGTTTGATAAAGGTTTTATTATATAGAACTAGCGGGTGGTATCCCTGTGTTAACTACCTACCCACCCTGCAGTAGCAGAGGACTACTTTATCATCCCAGAGCTACTCACTAGGACCAGAGAAACTATCAGAGACACAGGATGTGAACCTTGCTTCTTGCACGgatcaactttttttttttcttactaGTTAAAACGACAGAAGAAGTGGTGATTTAATGGTttgctgtccctctctttctttctttctgtctgtctcggttGGATGGTTCTTTCtcaaaggaggaagaggagaaggatgaAGAAGATTCGAAGGAGGTGACCACTCCGACACACTGGGCTAAGCTTGATCCGAAATCAATGAAGGTAGGGTTCTCAAGTATTTGATTGTTGAATAGCCTATACTTGAGAAATGACTGAATATTACTCAGTCAGTACAAAGTGAATTACTTTGACTTTCAAAGACACCTAGCAGATATTTTTATTCAAAGAgatttacagtacagtgagtacatAGTCTATATGTTTTTTATATGTATATGGTGATGATCACTGCAGGAAATACCATAACCTTGGCACTGCTAGCGAGTCAGAGGCAGGACCCACAACCATCTTAACAATAGACTAATCACAAGTCATGACAGTGCATTCCTGTCTATAATTAGCTTCTCCACAAGGAGTTTCCTGgtgtgcatatttttttgttatGCACTTATGTATTGTGTGGCTCATTTCTCTGTTGATGTAGTAATGTGTTGACTGACGTGTTGATTGACTTGTTGCTGCGTCGTAAAGTGATACAAAAGAAGCAGCTTCCGCAATCTGCATACTGCTCACTTGCAACGTTTGTTCAGCACAAAATAGTTTGTATCACATTGTATATCCAATCCATATGCAAGAGACATTGTAAATGAGCAAGTTCGTGACTTTTCAAAATGTGTCATAATGCTTAATGTTGAACTGaccatccacctctctcctctgtagGTGAATGACCTTCGTAAggagttagagtcccgctccctgAGCTCAAAGGGGTTAAAGTCCCAGCTGATTGCCCGTCTCACCAAGCAGTTGAAGGTGGAGGAGCAGGTGGAGGAGGCCAAGGAGCCCGAGTTACCGGAGAGCCAGGCCCCGGAGGAGGAGGCGCCTCAACTcatggaggaggacagagaggtacaggaggTTGGGGCACTTAAGACTAAGAAACTTACAGCTAGTGTATGTACTTATAGACAGAAGCACCAAAGCTGGACAGAGGTATGCTTTTAATGCACTTAGCTACAGTTAACACACTTACCAACAGCATCACTATGGATGGTTTACTAGAATGGATCCACTGATTACTTGTTTCTgattctccatcccttccctctgtctgtccattaggaggaggagaggaagaagcagGAGGAGTTGGAGCGCCAGCGCAGAGAGAAGCGGTACGTCCTGCCAGACGAGCCCACCATCATCGTTCACCCCAACTGGGCGGCCAAGAGCGGGAAGTTTGACTGCAGCGTCATGTCTCTGAGCGTGCTGCTGGACTACAGACTGGAGGACAACAAGGAACACTCCTTCGAGGTGAGACAACAtacacattcagaacatacaCACTTGAATACTAATTTAGATGCCTAGAAGTACAGATTTGCATCAAATATCGCTGTCTTCTCTCCAGGTGTCTCTGTTTGCGGAGCTGTTTAATGAGATGCTACAGAGAGACTTTGGCTACAGGATTTTTAAGGCCCTGGCCTCTGTGCCCTGCAAGGATGACAAGAAAGACAAGAAGGTGAAGGCCAAGAAAGAGGCGGGGCAGAAAGAGGCGGGGCAGAAAGAGGCGGGGCAGAAAGAGGCGGGGCAGAAAGAGGCGGGGCAGAAAGAGGCGGGGCAGAAAGAGGCGGGGGAGGTGAAGAAAGGCGAGGAGGAGAATGGAGAGCCGGCGATGAAGAAGGCAAaggaagaggaacaggagaggaaggTGGGTGGCTCATGGCTCTTGAAGGTGAATTGTATTCATATTGACAGTTTTACTAGATCATGAAGCAGTTTACATTGTAGCTTACTTAAAATACAAGCTTACGCCATGATTCAAATGCTTGGATTTTCAAACGGCCTGCTAGTTCTAACTTGTGCCTGTCATGTCTTTTCCTAACCCAGGAGGAGGGCGAGGAGGGGGGTGTGAAGGAGGGCGAGGAGGGGGGTGAGAAGGAGGGCGAGGAGGGGGGTGAGAAGGAGAAGGTGCTGAAAAAGGAGGAGTCtatagaggagaaggaggaggatgagagcaaCAACACAAATGCTGAGGAGTACGACCCTCTGGAGGCCGAAGACGACGACGATGAAGATGGTACACATGATAATCCTGTCCTCTCATTCTGCACTGACacgctcctctcctgtcctctcattCTGCACTGACACTTTCCTTTCCTGTCCTCTCATTCTGCACTGACacgctcctctcctgtcctctcattCTGCACTGACACTTTCCTTTCCTGTCCTCTCATTCTGCACTGATGCgctcctctcctgccctctctcagATAAAGACGATGAGGACTCTAACGGCAGGGACAGGAGAGACGACAGGAAGTCCAAAGAGGGGTCCTCTAAAGACAAGGAGAAGAAGCAGATGGTGACCTACAACAGGGACCTGCTCATGGCCTTTgtctactttgaccagagccactGTGGCTACCTGCTGGAGAAAGACCTGGAGGACATCATGTACACACTGGGGTTACATCTGTCCAGAgcccaggtatatacacacactggggttacatctgtccacagctcaggtatatacacacactggggttacatctgtccagagctcaggtatatacacacactggggttacatctgtccagagcccaggtatatacacacactggggttacatctgtccacagctcaggtatatacacacactggggttacatctgtccacagcccaggtatatacacacactggggttacatctgtccacagctcaggtatatacacacactggggttacatctgtccagagcccaggtatatacacacactggggttacatctgtccacagcccaggtatatacacacactggggttacatctgtccacagcccaggtatatacacacactggggttacatctgtccacagcccaggtatatacacacactggggttacatctgtccacagcccaggtatatacacacactggggttacatctgtccagagcccaggtatatacacacactggggttacatctgtccagagcccaggtatatacacacactggggttacatctgtccagagcccaggtatatacacacactggggttacatctgtccacagctcaggtatatacacacactggggttacatctgtccagagcccaggtatatacacacactggggttacatctgtccagagcccaggtatatacacacactggggttacatctgtccacagcccaggtatatacacacactggggttacatctgtccagagcccaggtatatacacacactggggttacatctgtccacagcccaggtatatacacacactggggttacatctgtccacagcccaggtatatacacacactggggttacatctgtccacagcccaggtatatacacacactggggttacatctgtccacagcccaggtatatacacacactggggttacatctgtccagagcccagg is a window of Salmo salar chromosome ssa18, Ssal_v3.1, whole genome shotgun sequence DNA encoding:
- the LOC106577249 gene encoding cell division cycle and apoptosis regulator protein 1 isoform X1; this encodes MAQFGGQKNPPWAAQFAATVVSQPGHSGQSLDLNSLHSLGVQQPSLLGASPSMYSQQSALAAASLNSQSAAANYQLSQQTSALQQQAAAAAAAALQQSQMNSALQQYQQQQQQQQQQQQQQQQQQQPPPQQPPPQQLYNVPHQQHQQHTESYGQHQQHTDLYGLPQPQQALISQNWSGENKFPPPVALPTSLSLSNPQQTAQITVSYPTPRSSHQQQSQQQSQQQSQPQKQRVFTGVVNKLHDTFGFVDEDVFFQLSAVKGKTPQVGDRVLVEAVYNPNMPFKWNAQRIQTLPQLANQSLQQQPQSLPPVPPQLSSFYADPGMHQRYSDMHSVGMDSRQNSQPGAPNMMKPGPNMLQSLPPPNTFSVQAQGPPPLLQAQLSAASLAPLLQNPPPPLLSQPPPKDVFSGGLLQPPRRMMPQPVRRLDPSPRFPNRNDRPELILRTKDERSRERDRERRRSRERSPTRKRSRDRSPRRDRSPRRPRRVVPRYTVQFSKFSLDGSNCDMMELRRRYQSLYIPSDFFNAVFTWVDGFPLQRPFQFGNYCNFHIMHKEVDSLVKNTAVLDPPDANHTYSAKVMLLANPSLEELYHKSCALAEDPQELRDSFQHPARLIKFLVGMRGKDEAMAIGGHWSPSLDGVDPEKDPAVLIKTAIRCCKALTGIDLSLCTQWYRFAEIRYHRPEETHKGRTVPAHVETVVLFLPDVWHCLPTRSEWEGLSRGLREQLAEKLSAERKEADGEQEEEEKDEEDSKEVTTPTHWAKLDPKSMKVNDLRKELESRSLSSKGLKSQLIARLTKQLKVEEQVEEAKEPELPESQAPEEEAPQLMEEDREVQEEEERKKQEELERQRREKRYVLPDEPTIIVHPNWAAKSGKFDCSVMSLSVLLDYRLEDNKEHSFEVSLFAELFNEMLQRDFGYRIFKALASVPCKDDKKDKKVKAKKEAGQKEAGQKEAGQKEAGQKEAGQKEAGQKEAGEVKKGEEENGEPAMKKAKEEEQERKEEGEEGGVKEGEEGGEKEGEEGGEKEKVLKKEESIEEKEEDESNNTNAEEYDPLEAEDDDDEDDKDDEDSNGRDRRDDRKSKEGSSKDKEKKQMVTYNRDLLMAFVYFDQSHCGYLLEKDLEDIMYTLGLHLSRAQVKKLLNKPVVRESCYYRKLTDAAKDEAAPSFSEGLLDNLLGNRALLPMFVSRGQTALAEASESGGGSSLIVYNGAMVDVGSMMQKLDKSEKAREEIEQKLMVQDSKMVEDTKQILQLVSANRVLSKDLEEVKGTLGQTENNLRTTEEQNTVYHNQLSKTLNNLGNAMNELQGVLKKEVPTAATPDQISQTTNGSDELMKELDSE